In a single window of the Paenibacillus sp. MMS20-IR301 genome:
- a CDS encoding helix-turn-helix domain-containing protein produces the protein MATEIKDRINLKEINCEKELTLAVIGGKWKLIILWHLGLEGTKRFSELKKLIPHITQKMLTNQLRELEEDQLVFRQVYAEVPPRVEYSLTEYGHTLMPVLRMMYDWGKNYGENVIWKDEPPCGQ, from the coding sequence ATGGCAACTGAGATCAAGGACCGTATTAATCTGAAGGAAATTAATTGCGAGAAGGAGCTTACGCTCGCCGTCATCGGCGGCAAGTGGAAGCTGATTATACTGTGGCATCTGGGGCTGGAAGGAACCAAGCGCTTCAGTGAGCTGAAGAAGCTGATTCCGCATATTACCCAGAAGATGCTGACCAATCAGCTGCGTGAGCTGGAGGAGGATCAGCTGGTATTCAGGCAGGTGTACGCGGAGGTTCCGCCGCGAGTAGAATATTCCCTGACGGAATACGGACATACCCTGATGCCGGTCCTGCGGATGATGTATGACTGGGGGAAGAACTACGGCGAGAATGTCATCTGGAAGGATGAACCGCCTTGCGGCCAATAA
- a CDS encoding cold-shock protein, with translation MQTGTVKWFNADKGFGFIEVEGGSDVFVHFSAITGEGFKTLDEGQRVEFNVTQGARGPQAENVVKL, from the coding sequence ATGCAAACAGGTACAGTAAAATGGTTCAACGCAGACAAAGGTTTCGGTTTCATCGAAGTTGAAGGCGGAAGCGACGTATTCGTACACTTCTCCGCAATCACTGGCGAAGGCTTCAAGACTTTGGACGAAGGCCAACGCGTTGAGTTCAACGTAACTCAAGGCGCTCGCGGTCCACAGGCTGAGAACGTTGTAAAACTGTAA
- a CDS encoding response regulator produces MSLNNRTILVVDDEPRTRQGIKQTLDIWAAGKYAVETCDNGVEARERLQQERVHLLITDVRMPEVSGLDLIRSLNEAAWKPVIIVISGYAEFDYVQQAMRLGAVNYLLKPLDKSELLSVVEDALKREEERQRHVKLEKLVDHKLLEIDPDQAGIGQPVREAMAFVEQHLHEQLTMAEVAGRIHLNASYFSVLFKEQAGVSFSEYLSRLRIQRAKELLLQTPLSIGEIGERVGYRTDKYFIKVFKSLENISPSRYRHQMKGGSPEIQ; encoded by the coding sequence ATGAGCCTGAATAACCGGACAATACTGGTGGTGGATGATGAACCGAGGACGCGGCAGGGCATCAAGCAGACCCTGGACATATGGGCGGCCGGCAAGTATGCCGTAGAGACCTGTGACAACGGGGTTGAGGCGCGCGAGCGGCTGCAGCAGGAAAGGGTTCACCTGCTGATTACCGATGTGCGGATGCCTGAGGTAAGCGGACTGGATCTGATCCGTTCACTGAATGAAGCCGCCTGGAAGCCAGTCATTATCGTCATTTCGGGCTATGCCGAATTCGATTATGTGCAGCAGGCTATGCGGCTTGGGGCGGTCAATTATCTGCTTAAGCCGCTGGATAAATCCGAGCTTCTGTCCGTGGTGGAGGATGCGCTGAAACGGGAGGAAGAGCGGCAGCGGCATGTGAAGCTGGAGAAGCTGGTGGATCACAAGCTGCTGGAGATCGATCCGGATCAGGCGGGAATCGGGCAGCCGGTCCGGGAGGCGATGGCCTTCGTGGAGCAGCATTTGCATGAGCAGCTGACAATGGCAGAGGTGGCAGGGCGGATTCATCTGAATGCCAGCTATTTCAGTGTGCTGTTCAAGGAGCAGGCCGGTGTATCCTTCAGTGAATACCTGTCAAGGCTGCGCATTCAGCGGGCCAAGGAGCTGCTGCTGCAGACACCGCTGTCTATAGGGGAAATAGGGGAACGCGTGGGCTACCGCACGGATAAATATTTCATCAAAGTATTTAAGTCGCTGGAGAATATAAGCCCCAGCCGTTACCGCCACCAGATGAAGGGCGGATCGCCGGAAATCCAATAA
- a CDS encoding extracellular solute-binding protein, protein MPRTTLTKVLALTCILALLLAGCGWTRDEQGIAGATDAAVKKITIHMMHVWPAGLSAQQNKLVSQIIKEYEQEHPNITVKQEVLENEQYKNKLKVLSASNDLPDVGITWAAGFMEPYVKGGLFAPLDDILAGAQLKDKFVTGTTEAYKVDDKTYALPIELNISPIYYNKDIFAKYSLRVPETYEELKQVIRILEYNGVAPVALGNKDRWTGSLWYMYLADRIAGNAVLKEATVKGSFDEAGLIRAAAEVQTLVDMDAFNKGFNGLSNDEGKSEFMNGKAAMYLTGTWELPNFTTNPDIPQVFKDQVGFFKFPTVDGGRGDIDSWVGGPGVGLFVAESSRVKEEAKAFVEYFVAKWGGVSVTSAGVIPATKVDTSNEELPQLYVDLLNELNNASNITLFADVQMKPNAAQIHLDMIQALFGKAVTPEQFAARHKEAVAKGT, encoded by the coding sequence ATGCCGAGGACAACTCTAACCAAAGTTCTGGCCCTGACTTGCATATTGGCGCTGCTGCTGGCCGGCTGCGGCTGGACAAGGGACGAACAAGGAATCGCAGGTGCCACCGATGCAGCGGTGAAGAAGATAACAATTCATATGATGCACGTCTGGCCGGCCGGACTCTCGGCACAGCAGAATAAGCTGGTAAGCCAGATTATTAAGGAATACGAGCAGGAGCATCCGAATATTACAGTCAAGCAGGAAGTGCTGGAGAACGAACAGTATAAAAACAAGCTGAAGGTACTTTCCGCCTCCAATGACCTGCCGGATGTGGGGATTACCTGGGCGGCAGGCTTCATGGAGCCTTATGTGAAAGGCGGGTTATTCGCACCGCTGGATGACATTCTGGCCGGCGCACAGCTTAAGGATAAGTTCGTAACAGGCACTACGGAAGCCTATAAGGTGGACGATAAAACCTATGCCCTGCCGATTGAGCTGAATATCTCCCCAATCTACTACAACAAGGATATTTTCGCCAAATACAGCCTTAGAGTGCCGGAGACCTATGAGGAGCTCAAGCAGGTGATACGGATACTGGAGTACAACGGGGTTGCACCGGTTGCCTTAGGCAACAAAGACCGCTGGACAGGCTCGCTGTGGTATATGTATCTTGCGGACCGGATCGCCGGCAATGCTGTCCTGAAGGAAGCGACAGTAAAGGGCTCATTCGATGAAGCCGGCCTGATCCGGGCTGCGGCTGAAGTGCAGACCCTGGTAGATATGGACGCCTTCAATAAGGGCTTCAACGGATTATCCAATGACGAAGGCAAATCGGAATTCATGAACGGAAAAGCGGCGATGTATCTGACGGGAACCTGGGAGCTGCCGAATTTCACAACCAATCCTGATATTCCGCAGGTGTTCAAGGATCAGGTCGGATTCTTCAAATTCCCGACTGTAGACGGCGGCCGGGGCGATATTGACAGCTGGGTCGGCGGTCCAGGCGTCGGATTGTTCGTGGCGGAGTCTTCGCGGGTGAAGGAGGAAGCTAAAGCTTTTGTCGAATACTTCGTTGCGAAGTGGGGCGGGGTTTCGGTAACGAGTGCTGGAGTGATTCCGGCTACCAAAGTGGATACCTCGAACGAGGAGCTGCCGCAGCTGTATGTCGATCTGCTGAATGAGCTCAATAACGCCAGCAATATCACTTTGTTCGCTGATGTGCAGATGAAACCGAATGCCGCTCAGATCCATCTTGATATGATTCAGGCATTGTTCGGCAAGGCCGTTACGCCGGAGCAGTTCGCGGCCAGGCATAAGGAAGCGGTAGCCAAGGGTACTTGA
- the hxlA gene encoding 3-hexulose-6-phosphate synthase: MKLQLALDLVDIPGAKAIVAEVAEFIDIVEIGTPIVINEGLHAVKAIKDAFPALSVLADLKIMDAGGYEVMKAAEAGADIITVLGVSDDSTIKGAIEEAKKTGREVLVDLINVKDIKARAAEVDALGVDYICVHSGYDHQAEGKNSFDDLRSIKSVVTGAKTAIAGGIKLSTLPEVIAAQPDLVIVGGGITGEADPKAAAAEMKRLVSQA; the protein is encoded by the coding sequence ATGAAATTACAGCTAGCACTCGATCTGGTGGATATTCCGGGAGCCAAGGCCATTGTTGCGGAAGTAGCCGAATTTATAGATATCGTAGAAATTGGAACACCGATTGTTATCAACGAAGGCCTGCATGCGGTAAAAGCGATCAAGGACGCCTTCCCGGCACTGTCCGTTCTGGCCGATCTCAAAATTATGGATGCCGGCGGCTATGAAGTCATGAAGGCGGCTGAAGCCGGAGCCGATATTATCACAGTGCTGGGTGTGTCTGATGACTCCACGATTAAAGGGGCCATCGAAGAAGCAAAGAAGACTGGCAGAGAAGTCCTGGTTGACCTGATCAACGTGAAGGATATCAAAGCCAGAGCTGCGGAAGTGGATGCGCTGGGCGTGGATTATATCTGTGTGCATTCCGGTTATGACCATCAGGCAGAGGGCAAGAACTCCTTCGATGATCTCCGTTCGATAAAAAGCGTGGTTACCGGAGCCAAGACTGCCATTGCCGGCGGTATTAAGCTGAGCACGCTGCCGGAGGTTATTGCTGCGCAGCCTGACCTGGTTATTGTAGGCGGCGGTATTACCGGCGAAGCTGATCCGAAGGCGGCTGCTGCGGAAATGAAGCGTCTGGTCAGCCAGGCCTAA
- the hxlB gene encoding 6-phospho-3-hexuloisomerase: MDTQRYAEVIVKELQASVSGLNAAEGEALAELLLRSGQIFVAGAGRSGLMGRAFAMRLMHAGQSAYVVGETSTPGIGPGDVLVLGSGSGETRGLVAMAEKAKATGASVVLVTTAADSALGRLADYTVKLPGAPKEQSGGAYTTIQPMASLFEQTLLLFYDAVILRIMELTGQTGSQMFGKHANLE; the protein is encoded by the coding sequence ATGGATACCCAGCGCTATGCAGAAGTAATTGTGAAGGAGCTGCAGGCTTCCGTGTCGGGGCTGAACGCTGCTGAAGGGGAGGCCCTGGCGGAGCTGCTGCTGCGCTCCGGCCAGATCTTCGTCGCCGGGGCCGGCCGTTCCGGCCTGATGGGCCGGGCATTCGCCATGCGTCTGATGCATGCCGGGCAGAGTGCTTATGTCGTCGGGGAGACGTCCACACCAGGCATTGGTCCCGGCGATGTCCTTGTGCTCGGCTCCGGCTCCGGCGAGACCAGAGGGCTGGTAGCTATGGCTGAGAAGGCTAAGGCGACCGGTGCGTCTGTAGTGCTTGTAACTACTGCAGCAGACTCGGCACTCGGACGGCTCGCGGATTATACAGTGAAGCTGCCGGGAGCGCCGAAGGAGCAAAGCGGCGGAGCCTATACTACGATTCAGCCTATGGCCTCCCTGTTCGAGCAGACGCTCCTGCTGTTCTATGATGCAGTAATTCTGCGGATCATGGAGCTGACCGGACAGACAGGCAGCCAGATGTTCGGCAAACATGCTAATCTTGAATAG
- a CDS encoding sensor histidine kinase: protein MFSRVKELNTLRNQIFFGFLLVMLIIISVSGAFVYDRVSVLLKNNSERHIQQTAVQANGRLDALIDQIDSLMEQVANHPTVQQLLLEELNGGEVSFNQRQSLLQIISSYQAYMPSVGSLELYTADYRLLFPIKDGSLGTRINEPYISEANTQKGRLVWIGADPNDNQSLLAIRQVSLMDRWFSRGGYLIARVQRSYFQLDDPLSGSDGGESILLVNDEGHLLGSSESPQADLLPLLESTDQTVTYRDKEYVQVKLRSEKTSWTLLVLTPVSYVTKGLSVLRTVLLLSGGLGTLLFLVMSFLLSTMITRPIIHLIRAMRKSRLGVLTPNSQKVSTMELRELNYTYNGMVANMNDLIRVVYEKEVLQSRTELKALQAQINPHFLFNTLEAFNWSLEEKGEEELAGLVVVMSRLFRYIIGSPNNKDEWVTLAEEVEQIRRYLKIMEMRMGDRLSWNIRLDPQEAAVPVPKLLIQPIVENAILHGVESRVGSGSVEIIITPSERTDWTRVQVADNGPGMDEVTLRALYSTLEGGPPISAKGTGVGLVNVQRRLKLYYGEDGMATDGLIIESRPGEGTVIIFEIPSNGGYTYEPE from the coding sequence ATGTTCAGCAGAGTTAAGGAGCTCAATACACTGCGCAATCAAATATTTTTCGGATTTCTGCTTGTAATGCTGATTATTATTTCTGTTTCGGGAGCATTTGTGTATGACCGGGTCTCGGTGCTGCTGAAAAATAATTCTGAGCGGCATATCCAGCAGACGGCGGTGCAGGCGAACGGCCGGCTGGATGCGCTGATCGACCAGATCGACAGCCTGATGGAGCAGGTGGCGAATCATCCAACCGTACAGCAGCTGCTGCTGGAGGAGCTGAACGGCGGTGAGGTGTCCTTCAATCAGCGCCAGTCGCTGCTGCAGATTATCTCCAGCTATCAGGCTTATATGCCTAGCGTAGGCTCGCTTGAGCTGTACACAGCCGACTACCGGCTATTGTTCCCGATTAAGGATGGCAGCCTGGGAACCCGGATCAATGAGCCGTACATCAGTGAGGCAAATACGCAGAAGGGCCGGCTGGTCTGGATCGGTGCCGATCCGAATGATAACCAGAGCCTGCTGGCCATCCGCCAGGTCAGCCTGATGGACCGCTGGTTCTCCCGGGGCGGATATCTGATTGCCCGGGTCCAGCGGAGCTACTTCCAGCTGGATGACCCGCTCTCCGGCAGTGACGGCGGAGAATCCATCCTGCTGGTCAATGATGAAGGCCATCTGCTGGGCAGCAGTGAATCGCCGCAGGCTGACCTGCTGCCGCTGCTGGAGAGTACGGACCAGACGGTAACCTACCGGGACAAAGAGTATGTGCAGGTTAAGCTGCGCTCGGAGAAGACCAGCTGGACGCTGCTGGTGCTGACGCCGGTCAGTTATGTCACGAAGGGGCTATCCGTGCTGCGGACTGTGCTGCTGCTGTCAGGCGGCCTGGGGACGCTGCTGTTCCTGGTCATGTCCTTCCTGCTCTCGACGATGATTACGAGACCGATCATTCATCTGATCCGGGCGATGCGCAAATCCCGTCTGGGTGTACTAACGCCCAATTCACAGAAAGTATCCACCATGGAGCTGCGGGAGCTGAATTATACCTATAACGGGATGGTAGCCAATATGAATGATTTGATCCGGGTCGTCTATGAGAAGGAGGTTCTTCAGAGCCGGACCGAGCTGAAGGCACTGCAGGCCCAGATTAACCCGCATTTCCTGTTCAATACACTGGAGGCCTTCAACTGGTCGCTGGAGGAAAAAGGCGAAGAGGAGCTTGCCGGATTAGTCGTCGTAATGTCACGGCTGTTCCGCTATATTATTGGCAGTCCCAATAATAAGGACGAGTGGGTTACACTGGCGGAAGAGGTTGAACAGATCAGGCGGTATCTGAAAATTATGGAGATGCGGATGGGCGACCGCCTGTCCTGGAATATCCGGCTTGATCCGCAGGAAGCGGCGGTTCCGGTGCCCAAGCTGCTCATTCAGCCGATTGTGGAGAATGCTATTCTTCACGGCGTGGAGAGCCGCGTCGGCAGCGGCAGTGTAGAGATCATTATTACGCCGTCTGAGCGTACGGACTGGACCCGGGTACAGGTAGCTGATAACGGGCCCGGTATGGATGAGGTTACACTGCGGGCGCTGTACAGTACGCTGGAAGGCGGGCCGCCGATCTCTGCGAAGGGTACCGGAGTCGGCCTGGTAAATGTCCAGCGGCGGCTGAAGCTGTACTACGGGGAAGACGGGATGGCGACGGACGGCCTGATTATTGAGAGCAGGCCGGGGGAAGGAACTGTTATTATATTTGAAATTCCGAGTAATGGAGGATACACGTATGAGCCTGAATAA
- a CDS encoding MBL fold metallo-hydrolase, producing the protein MVIVMIIMLLVLLAAAAYLVMILYPAFGQRAGKLEKSVNSRSLQYSHGKFAYPETAVISSGSGSEQAGGGGGISILKDFIKGNPRSRPAEPLEPLPVERSAIGQASGTRVTWFGHSAVLLEMDGAKIFLDPMLGNAPSPFPFIGGRRYSIELPITAAGLPEIDAVVLSHDHYDHLDYGTIRKLKDKTGLFIVPLGVGAHLRRWGVSKDRIRECDWGDELTYAGITFTSAPARHFSGRSLLDRNATLWCSWVIKGKQSKVFFSGDSGYGRHFAEIGRKYGPFDLTLMECGQYDPRWADIHMLPEQTVAAHLDVRGELLIPIHWGAFTLSMHDWTDPVERVSAAAAARGVRLATPRIGEPVAAGSAQFPVLSWWR; encoded by the coding sequence ATGGTTATCGTTATGATTATTATGCTGCTGGTATTGCTTGCGGCAGCGGCTTATCTCGTCATGATCCTCTACCCGGCATTTGGGCAAAGAGCCGGGAAGCTGGAGAAGTCTGTGAACAGCCGCTCGCTTCAATACAGCCACGGCAAATTTGCCTATCCGGAGACTGCTGTAATCAGCAGCGGAAGCGGCAGTGAGCAGGCCGGAGGAGGCGGGGGAATCTCCATTCTCAAGGACTTCATCAAAGGCAATCCCCGGTCAAGGCCGGCTGAACCGCTTGAGCCGCTGCCTGTAGAGCGCTCGGCGATCGGGCAGGCTTCAGGGACAAGGGTCACCTGGTTCGGCCATTCGGCGGTGCTGCTGGAGATGGATGGAGCCAAGATCTTTCTTGATCCGATGCTGGGCAATGCCCCGTCTCCGTTTCCGTTCATCGGCGGCCGCCGGTACAGCATAGAGCTGCCGATTACGGCTGCCGGGCTTCCGGAGATCGATGCCGTTGTTCTCTCGCATGATCATTATGATCATCTCGACTACGGTACCATCCGCAAGCTGAAGGATAAGACGGGGCTGTTCATTGTTCCGCTTGGCGTTGGCGCCCATTTGCGCCGCTGGGGTGTAAGCAAGGACAGAATCCGCGAATGTGACTGGGGGGATGAGCTGACCTATGCAGGGATAACCTTCACCAGTGCCCCGGCACGGCATTTCTCCGGCCGCAGCCTGCTGGACCGCAACGCGACGCTGTGGTGCTCCTGGGTTATCAAGGGGAAGCAATCTAAGGTATTCTTCAGCGGGGACAGCGGCTACGGGCGGCACTTCGCAGAGATTGGCCGCAAGTATGGCCCCTTCGATCTGACGCTGATGGAATGCGGCCAGTATGATCCGCGCTGGGCCGATATTCATATGCTGCCGGAACAGACCGTGGCGGCGCATCTGGACGTACGGGGGGAGCTGCTGATTCCGATTCACTGGGGTGCATTCACCTTGTCGATGCATGACTGGACTGACCCGGTCGAACGGGTCTCGGCAGCCGCTGCGGCCAGGGGAGTCAGGCTGGCTACTCCGAGAATCGGGGAGCCGGTAGCTGCCGGTTCGGCACAATTCCCTGTTCTCTCCTGGTGGAGATGA
- a CDS encoding class I SAM-dependent methyltransferase, whose protein sequence is MTANPHKDREAAHFDSLAKEWSNSDAEIALAATVAGLAGIREGQSLLDVASGTGVIPAALRSLNICLGRYLALDISPAMLEALRSSFPEAGTVCADFEEPFAGGAPFDYVLIYNSIPHFTNLEMLFANAQQNLQTGGLFLIAHSRTRQGLREHHARIGHKSTREPIPQDGELAALAAKYHFGQAEYRDEDLFCFSCRKL, encoded by the coding sequence ATGACAGCAAATCCGCACAAAGACCGGGAAGCGGCACATTTCGATTCTCTGGCTAAAGAGTGGAGCAACAGTGATGCAGAGATTGCCCTGGCCGCCACAGTGGCCGGACTGGCCGGTATCCGCGAAGGACAGAGCCTGCTGGATGTGGCCTCAGGCACCGGCGTTATCCCGGCTGCCCTGCGCAGCCTGAACATCTGCCTCGGCCGTTATCTTGCGCTGGATATCTCACCGGCTATGCTGGAGGCGCTCCGCAGCAGCTTCCCGGAGGCCGGGACTGTCTGCGCCGATTTCGAAGAGCCGTTCGCCGGCGGAGCCCCCTTTGATTATGTACTCATCTATAACAGCATCCCGCACTTCACCAATCTGGAGATGCTGTTCGCCAATGCGCAGCAGAACCTGCAGACCGGCGGCCTCTTCCTGATCGCCCACTCGCGGACACGCCAGGGGCTGCGGGAGCATCATGCACGGATCGGGCACAAGAGCACCCGTGAACCGATTCCGCAGGATGGGGAGCTGGCTGCTCTGGCTGCCAAATATCATTTCGGACAGGCCGAGTACCGGGATGAAGACTTGTTCTGTTTCTCTTGCCGCAAGCTGTAA
- a CDS encoding DUF3999 family protein, which produces MQRRIKISRAAKAAVLLAGLCGMLAAVPASGYLVQDAAAAGTAVQPGGGEWAFSREITAPQASPYYKLYLDEGVYRSAAEDLRDLRILSRGGTPVPYYLESGEQTAEEHAVSYLSTLVHRADKGADTVLDYRIAPLAEHTDIQGNRLVFELPDEAFLKHVEVWGGYDGKAWEMLSKGDLYTTNGITGDSIGLDGSYKFSYYRLIVKSNPEKLDFPALTLIDSSRELRTEEFMRRKTLQYQLDQAENRTEIVISNTDRLRITRLMLESTGNFSRRYELYDHNGIRMQVEGSGKLYRLDFKNTLISETEIRLAEASSAAELRIIIYNLDDAPIAVTGLEADYKVDRLIFAGGEQEPYLLVYGNALATAPQYDIINFKDQIGGGQLITAALGTERSIASQAAEPPAEDWFQSERVFNAIIIAVSVLLIVIVTRRLSRRVK; this is translated from the coding sequence ATGCAGCGGCGGATAAAGATTAGCCGGGCAGCCAAGGCTGCTGTGCTGCTTGCCGGACTCTGCGGAATGCTGGCAGCTGTACCGGCTTCAGGGTACCTTGTGCAGGATGCAGCTGCGGCGGGTACGGCGGTTCAGCCCGGCGGCGGAGAATGGGCGTTCTCGCGGGAGATCACGGCTCCACAGGCATCCCCGTACTATAAGCTGTATCTGGATGAAGGGGTGTACCGCTCAGCGGCGGAGGATCTGCGCGATTTGCGTATTCTCAGCCGCGGGGGAACGCCGGTTCCGTATTATCTGGAGAGCGGAGAGCAGACAGCGGAGGAGCATGCGGTATCCTACCTGTCCACCCTGGTTCACCGGGCGGACAAAGGGGCGGATACTGTGCTGGACTACCGGATTGCACCGCTTGCCGAGCATACGGATATTCAAGGGAACCGGCTGGTGTTCGAACTGCCGGACGAGGCTTTTCTGAAGCATGTGGAGGTGTGGGGCGGATATGACGGCAAGGCATGGGAGATGCTGTCCAAGGGTGACCTCTATACTACGAACGGCATAACCGGTGACAGCATCGGCCTGGACGGCAGCTATAAATTCAGCTACTACCGGCTGATTGTGAAGAGTAATCCGGAGAAGCTTGATTTCCCGGCATTGACCCTGATCGACAGCAGCCGCGAACTGAGGACCGAAGAATTCATGCGGCGCAAGACTCTGCAGTATCAGCTGGATCAGGCAGAGAACCGTACCGAAATTGTTATCAGCAACACCGACAGGCTGAGAATAACGAGGCTTATGCTGGAGAGCACCGGGAATTTCTCCCGGCGTTATGAGCTCTATGATCATAACGGCATAAGAATGCAGGTAGAGGGAAGCGGGAAGCTGTACCGGCTGGATTTCAAGAATACGCTGATTTCCGAGACGGAGATCCGGCTGGCTGAGGCCTCCTCAGCTGCTGAGCTGCGGATCATTATTTATAATCTGGATGATGCCCCTATTGCAGTTACGGGTCTGGAGGCTGACTATAAGGTTGACCGGCTTATATTTGCCGGCGGGGAGCAGGAGCCGTATTTGCTGGTCTACGGCAATGCGCTGGCAACAGCTCCTCAATATGATATTATAAATTTTAAAGACCAGATCGGCGGGGGACAGCTGATTACGGCTGCGCTTGGCACGGAGCGGAGCATAGCTTCCCAAGCAGCAGAACCGCCGGCCGAAGACTGGTTTCAGAGCGAGCGCGTCTTCAACGCCATCATTATCGCTGTATCCGTGCTGCTGATTGTGATTGTGACCCGCAGGCTCAGCCGCAGAGTGAAGTAA
- a CDS encoding MATE family efflux transporter — translation MEASKPREFNLIKLTWPIFLELFLFMLMGSVDTFMISTVSDDAVSGVGAANQIITIAILVLSVIGNGAAIVVSQYLGSRQPKEAARVTGNAVTLNLAVGIILSAILLLFGGSLLTALNVTGDILVYAKSYMHIVGGGIFLQALLNALATTIRTHGFTKQTMAVSLLMNIIHVGGNYLLIYGHFGLPALGVEGAAISTVASRLICLILFFFLLYRIMEVRVKWTYYIHLSKKYVLQILKIGIPSAFESVIYQCCQLIFTLYITYLGAEAMATRQYALNISSYIFLFSVAVSMGTSIIVGHLVGARRPQEAYTRVFSSVKWALLVTVIIDAVVILFRVPLMGMFTDNETIVMLGAQVILLSFFLETGRTCNLVIINSLRASGDAKFPVYMGLISMVCLSLPLGYFLVFTLDLGLAGVWLATAFDEWLRAVIMYFRWKSRAWEKHGLIQHTDTEPAVTAPAPAH, via the coding sequence ATGGAAGCAAGCAAACCCAGGGAGTTCAATCTGATCAAGCTCACCTGGCCTATATTTCTTGAGCTGTTCCTCTTTATGCTCATGGGCAGCGTGGATACATTCATGATCAGTACAGTATCTGATGACGCAGTCTCTGGTGTAGGGGCCGCCAATCAGATTATAACCATAGCCATTCTCGTACTAAGCGTAATCGGCAACGGCGCAGCCATTGTCGTCTCACAGTATCTGGGCTCCAGGCAGCCCAAAGAAGCCGCCCGGGTGACCGGTAATGCTGTGACCCTGAATCTGGCAGTCGGCATTATTCTCAGTGCCATTCTCCTGCTGTTCGGAGGCAGCCTGCTGACCGCACTGAACGTAACCGGCGATATTCTTGTTTATGCCAAATCATATATGCATATTGTCGGCGGCGGAATCTTCCTTCAGGCGCTGCTGAATGCGCTGGCCACAACCATCCGGACCCACGGCTTCACGAAACAGACGATGGCGGTGTCCCTGCTGATGAACATCATTCATGTCGGGGGCAATTATCTGCTGATCTACGGACATTTCGGACTGCCGGCACTCGGCGTGGAAGGCGCAGCCATTTCCACCGTTGCCAGCCGCCTGATCTGCCTGATCCTGTTCTTTTTCCTGCTCTACCGGATTATGGAGGTACGGGTTAAATGGACTTACTACATTCATCTCTCCAAAAAATATGTGCTGCAAATTCTCAAAATCGGCATTCCGTCCGCGTTTGAATCAGTGATCTACCAGTGCTGCCAGCTGATCTTCACCTTATACATCACCTATCTGGGCGCTGAAGCTATGGCTACCCGCCAGTACGCGCTGAATATCTCCAGCTACATTTTCCTGTTCAGCGTTGCTGTCTCGATGGGAACCTCAATTATTGTGGGCCATCTCGTCGGGGCAAGACGACCGCAGGAAGCTTATACGCGGGTGTTCTCCAGTGTGAAATGGGCACTCCTCGTCACGGTAATCATTGATGCTGTAGTTATTCTATTCCGCGTGCCGCTGATGGGCATGTTCACGGATAATGAAACGATTGTTATGCTGGGCGCTCAGGTGATTCTGCTCAGCTTCTTCCTGGAGACCGGACGCACCTGCAATCTGGTAATTATCAACTCGCTGCGTGCTTCGGGCGACGCCAAGTTCCCGGTCTATATGGGACTGATATCCATGGTGTGCCTGAGCCTGCCGCTCGGCTACTTCCTCGTATTCACACTCGACCTCGGCCTCGCCGGAGTATGGCTGGCTACCGCCTTCGACGAATGGCTGCGGGCGGTCATTATGTACTTCCGCTGGAAGAGCAGAGCCTGGGAGAAGCACGGCCTGATCCAGCATACAGACACGGAGCCTGCAGTTACTGCACCGGCACCCGCGCACTAA